DNA sequence from the Persephonella sp. genome:
CAGCAATCTAACCTCAAATTTTGAAAATAATATATAAAAACATATAAAAGGTATTGACATATATATTGTTTTTTTATAGATTAAGGTTAGGGGTAGGGAGTGGTTCTTATATACGGTAAATTTTCCTTATATAAAGTTTGGGGGTAGGATAATGAAAAGGAAACTAATAGCGGCAGCTGTTTTAGGAATGGCATCTTTAGGACTTGCTGCCACAGAGGATATAAGAGCGACAGTTCACAATCTATCTAGTAATAGTAACCCGGCACAGGGAGGAACTAACGAAGTTTGTGTATTCTGTCATACCCCACACGGTTCAAACAGTGATTTTGTGGGTGCTCCTCTCTGGAACAAACCTATAGATCCTAATGTCACATTCCAGGTTTATGGTGGAGGACAGACAACAGGTGGAACAGCAGTTGGCCAGCCAGGGGATGTTTCAAGGGCTTGTCTTTCATGTCACGACGGTGTTAGCGGGGTTAATGTTGTGATAAATGCTCCAGGATCAGGGAACTATGATCCTAATGGAATATACCTTAACTACAGAGGTGGAACCCAGCCGTGGAGAATGCCTTTTCCATTTGCTGTCGGTAAAAATGGAGCTGGTGGCAATTATGATCTGAGAGATGACCACCCAATCGGTGTTGTTTACAGGGGAGACGATACTAATCCCCCTGCAAGTCTAAAACCAACAAACACTCCGATCACAGGCTGGAATATAGCCGGGGATAAAGACGGCAATCCTGGACCAACAATTGGTGATCTGCTTAGAAATGGTAAGGTTGAGTGTGTAAGCTGTCACAATCCACACCTGAATGCTCCAAGATTTTTAAGATCAGGAGATGGAAACAATAACAGTAATCTGTGTAGAACGTGTCATGACAAATAGAAAAATAGACAAATAAAAAAAACCCCCTTTTTTGGGGGTTAGTTTTTATTTAATGTTTTAGCATATATTCTATAAGAGCCTTCAGTTCCTCATCGCTCATTGCCCTAAATTTACCCATCTGGGTTTTCATCATATCAAATCTATCTGGCCATACAATAGGATCAGCTTGTCCCCGTAAAAACTGCTCAAGCTGTTTTGGGTTATTTTTGTAATACTCAGCTATTGTTTTTAAAGAAGGTCCTATAGCATCTTTAGTTTCCTTGTGACATATAGGACAGGAATTTTTCTCAAATATCTTTTTACCGTCAACCGCCCCAAAGGAAGTTATGCTCACCGCCGTAAATGAGATAACAATGCCAACCAC
Encoded proteins:
- a CDS encoding cytochrome c3 family protein produces the protein MKRKLIAAAVLGMASLGLAATEDIRATVHNLSSNSNPAQGGTNEVCVFCHTPHGSNSDFVGAPLWNKPIDPNVTFQVYGGGQTTGGTAVGQPGDVSRACLSCHDGVSGVNVVINAPGSGNYDPNGIYLNYRGGTQPWRMPFPFAVGKNGAGGNYDLRDDHPIGVVYRGDDTNPPASLKPTNTPITGWNIAGDKDGNPGPTIGDLLRNGKVECVSCHNPHLNAPRFLRSGDGNNNSNLCRTCHDK
- a CDS encoding c-type cytochrome, whose protein sequence is MKRLVVGIVISFTAVSITSFGAVDGKKIFEKNSCPICHKETKDAIGPSLKTIAEYYKNNPKQLEQFLRGQADPIVWPDRFDMMKTQMGKFRAMSDEELKALIEYMLKH